One Gemmatimonadaceae bacterium genomic region harbors:
- a CDS encoding ABC transporter permease, protein MNLRYVFRSLSRAKGFATAVVLTLGLGIGANTAIFSAVRAVFLKPLPHADGDRLMYLRHHTVNQGQNSVAFSVPEINDFREQSRTMQQIAEYSPLGLTLLEDTQASQIDVGLVTGNYLSVMGLKPIMGRAFAPTDDGAGAAPVIMLGHAYWLTHFSGDPKIVGKSMRISKRSVEVIGVLEPAPFFPGRIDALMNMSISEHHVSAMMVQGRTHRMTEMIARLAPGATVEQARQEIAGITQRRNAQYPEAYEKTWGYTVELTPFKEILGRDARLMLWMLMGVAALVLVIACANVANLTLMRGVRREHEMTVRAALGAGASRLRKLLLVENLVLAGGGAVLGLLVAIAGVGTLSRFVARFSPRADEIHVDWMVLAFTALLAVLIALLLSFAPRVGAEHALGAGLAAGSVKTSGSGRRKRLQQALVITQVAVSVVLLSGAGLLVRSMQRLAAVDPGLNPKNVLTMEVPFDFTAATDFAKAGQRYDEMQRQLSTLPGVEVVGVGSTVPLRASQILLEMKAEARTLDNGPNPSAEYRTADPGYFRAAGIPLLKGRDFTVADRPSAEKVVILNKTLADRLFPTDNAIGRRVAWTGDVLRFIGVSGDWRTVVGVVNDTKDGGLDAKPLAVSFLPVAQAEFPPGGLVMRTAVDPTGLSTAARAIVRSVAPDQLVKNVLSLEAVRDESVGPRRLNALLLGGFGVLALVIASIGIAAVLAFNVSARTNEIGIRMALGAAPRRVTAMILAEGGLLVGLGLAVGVAGSLALSRFIEGLLFGVPSRDPFTLVVVAVTMATIGLVACWVPAARASRIDPSDALRAN, encoded by the coding sequence GTGAACCTGCGCTACGTCTTCCGCTCGCTGTCGCGCGCCAAAGGATTCGCGACGGCGGTTGTGCTCACCTTGGGCCTTGGCATCGGCGCCAACACCGCCATCTTCTCGGCGGTCCGTGCTGTTTTCCTGAAGCCGCTGCCGCACGCCGATGGCGATCGGCTCATGTACCTGCGCCATCACACGGTCAATCAGGGACAGAACAGCGTGGCGTTCTCCGTGCCGGAAATCAACGACTTCCGCGAGCAGTCGCGCACGATGCAACAGATCGCCGAATACTCGCCGCTGGGGCTGACATTGCTTGAGGATACTCAGGCCTCGCAAATCGATGTCGGACTGGTGACGGGCAATTATCTGAGTGTGATGGGGCTCAAGCCGATCATGGGCCGCGCGTTCGCGCCCACCGACGACGGAGCTGGGGCAGCGCCGGTGATTATGCTCGGGCATGCCTATTGGTTGACCCATTTCTCCGGCGACCCGAAGATCGTCGGCAAGTCGATGCGCATCAGCAAGCGCTCGGTCGAAGTGATTGGCGTGCTCGAACCGGCGCCGTTCTTCCCCGGTCGGATCGATGCGTTGATGAACATGTCGATCAGTGAGCATCATGTGAGCGCGATGATGGTGCAGGGGCGGACGCACCGGATGACGGAGATGATCGCGCGACTCGCGCCCGGCGCGACGGTCGAACAGGCACGGCAGGAGATCGCGGGGATCACCCAGCGTCGAAATGCGCAGTATCCGGAGGCATACGAGAAGACGTGGGGATACACGGTCGAGCTGACACCGTTCAAGGAGATACTGGGGCGCGATGCGCGGCTCATGTTGTGGATGCTGATGGGCGTGGCGGCGCTCGTGCTGGTCATCGCGTGCGCCAATGTGGCGAACCTGACACTGATGCGTGGTGTGCGTCGCGAACACGAAATGACGGTGCGCGCGGCCTTGGGCGCCGGCGCGTCGCGGCTGCGAAAGCTGTTGCTGGTGGAGAATCTCGTGCTTGCCGGCGGTGGCGCCGTGCTTGGTCTGCTCGTGGCCATTGCCGGTGTCGGCACGTTGTCACGGTTCGTCGCGCGATTCTCCCCACGCGCCGATGAAATCCACGTCGATTGGATGGTGCTGGCGTTTACCGCGCTCCTTGCCGTGCTCATCGCGCTGCTGTTGTCGTTTGCGCCGCGGGTTGGTGCCGAGCATGCGTTGGGTGCCGGCTTGGCCGCTGGTAGTGTCAAGACGAGTGGCAGTGGGCGTCGCAAGCGGTTGCAACAGGCGCTCGTGATCACGCAGGTGGCCGTGTCGGTCGTGCTGTTGTCTGGCGCGGGACTGCTGGTGCGATCCATGCAGCGTCTCGCAGCGGTCGATCCCGGGCTCAATCCGAAGAACGTGCTCACGATGGAAGTGCCGTTTGACTTCACGGCCGCCACCGACTTCGCCAAGGCTGGCCAGCGCTACGACGAAATGCAGCGTCAGCTGTCGACGCTGCCGGGTGTCGAGGTGGTTGGCGTTGGATCCACCGTGCCGCTGCGCGCGAGCCAGATTCTCCTTGAGATGAAGGCTGAGGCGCGCACGCTCGACAACGGTCCGAACCCGTCGGCGGAATATCGCACGGCCGATCCAGGCTACTTTCGCGCGGCCGGTATTCCGTTGCTCAAGGGCCGCGACTTCACCGTAGCAGACCGTCCATCCGCCGAGAAGGTGGTGATCCTGAACAAGACGCTGGCCGATCGCCTGTTTCCAACCGACAATGCGATTGGTCGTCGCGTCGCGTGGACCGGTGATGTACTGCGCTTCATTGGTGTCTCCGGCGATTGGCGCACCGTCGTCGGCGTCGTGAACGATACAAAGGACGGCGGACTCGATGCGAAGCCGTTGGCCGTGTCGTTCCTTCCGGTGGCGCAGGCCGAATTCCCTCCGGGCGGGTTGGTGATGCGGACCGCGGTCGACCCCACAGGATTGTCCACGGCGGCGCGGGCCATCGTGCGATCAGTCGCACCCGATCAACTGGTCAAGAATGTCTTATCGCTGGAAGCGGTGCGCGACGAAAGCGTCGGGCCGCGTCGGCTCAACGCGCTGCTGCTGGGTGGATTCGGTGTTCTCGCGTTGGTGATCGCATCAATCGGGATCGCCGCCGTGCTGGCGTTCAACGTGAGTGCGCGCACGAACGAGATCGGTATCCGGATGGCGCTTGGTGCCGCTCCGCGACGGGTGACGGCGATGATCCTGGCGGAAGGCGGCCTGCTGGTGGGGCTCGGACTTGCCGTCGGTGTGGCGGGTTCGCTGGCGCTGTCGCGCTTCATCGAGGGCCTGCTGTTCGGCGTGCCGTCGCGCGATCCATTCACGTTGGTGGTGGTCGCGGTGACCATGGCGACGATCGGGTTGGTGGCGTGCTGGGTGCCGGCAGCGCGCGCGAGTCGGATTGATCCGAGCGACGCGTTGCGGGCGAACTGA
- a CDS encoding prolyl oligopeptidase family serine peptidase, which produces MKAALGAMLLLAPLPASAQGTLEDYRRAATISQRFANLTTGLASAEDWIGQTHQAVYRVTVPGGSRFVRVDAEQWTKQPAFDHAAVAKSLSSAAGQPYTEITLPFASISVVDNGAAFEGDATGSRYRCTIATSLCARVGAATTAGAGQGGGGGGGRGQGANTARCGAASPAPPGAARTEVFSPDCRTVAFIQNYNVAIRPAPASTTEGGGRGGRGGDGGGAGNPAPNHTLLSTDGSEGDAYLANSIVWSPDSKKLVAYRQKAGYNRVPYYVQSSPADQVQPKLVPYGQAPGNFGGGVYRKAGDILDSNQPAIFDIETKRQILVDRTLFPNPYAISRAVWRKDNGAYSFQYNQRGHMIYRVLEVDASTGTVRPMVDEVTKSFFMYSDQGHNFAYDVGANCRLAQGGGCDSYAGGELVWASERDGWNHLYLLDGRTGNVKHQITKGHWVVRGVDSVDVANRQIYFRAGGMNADQDPYFIHYYRINFDGTGLVAYTEADGSHTVTWSPDHQYYIDSYSRVDLPTVVELKRASDRRTLSLEKGDMSAAVKAGFRPPEVFVSKARDGTTDIWGIVVKPVTFDPKKKYPVIEQIYAGPHGSFVPKTWGGGQSLVSLAEIGFVLVQIDGMGTSNRSKAFHDVAWKNIADAGFPDRILWHQAVNKKYPWYDITRVGIYGTSAGGQNAAGAVFFHPEFYDVAVANSGCHDNRMDKIWWNEAWMGEIGPHYESNSNVTAAKNLKGHLYLTVGELDTNVDPSSTMQVANALIAAGKDFDLLVVPNGGHGATGLDGTRKRNDFFVRWLMGENPPDWNSGISLRSPGAGAPSGGSGGFDFPAEEPAPRGFFDEDPTFTYPMYWWF; this is translated from the coding sequence ATGAAGGCGGCACTGGGCGCCATGCTGTTGCTCGCACCGCTTCCCGCCAGCGCGCAGGGCACACTTGAGGACTATCGCCGGGCGGCCACGATTAGCCAGCGGTTCGCCAACCTCACCACGGGCCTGGCCTCGGCTGAGGACTGGATCGGACAAACGCATCAGGCCGTGTACCGAGTCACAGTGCCGGGTGGCAGTCGATTCGTGCGCGTCGATGCAGAGCAGTGGACCAAGCAGCCGGCCTTCGATCACGCCGCGGTGGCCAAAAGCCTGTCGAGTGCAGCGGGTCAGCCGTACACGGAGATCACGCTCCCATTCGCGTCCATTTCTGTCGTCGACAATGGGGCTGCATTTGAGGGAGACGCGACCGGGTCGCGCTACCGCTGCACGATCGCGACATCGTTATGCGCGCGTGTCGGCGCCGCAACGACGGCCGGCGCTGGCCAAGGCGGGGGTGGCGGCGGTGGACGAGGCCAGGGAGCGAATACCGCGCGCTGTGGTGCCGCATCGCCTGCGCCGCCGGGTGCCGCGAGGACAGAAGTCTTCTCCCCCGACTGTCGGACCGTCGCCTTCATCCAGAACTACAACGTCGCCATTCGGCCCGCTCCTGCATCGACTACAGAGGGTGGCGGGCGCGGTGGGCGCGGCGGTGATGGTGGCGGTGCGGGTAACCCCGCACCGAACCACACGCTGTTGAGCACCGACGGGTCCGAAGGTGATGCGTATTTGGCCAACTCGATCGTGTGGTCGCCCGATTCGAAGAAGCTCGTGGCCTATCGGCAGAAGGCGGGATACAATCGCGTCCCGTATTACGTGCAATCGTCCCCGGCCGACCAGGTGCAGCCGAAGCTCGTCCCATACGGCCAGGCACCCGGAAACTTCGGAGGCGGCGTCTATCGAAAGGCCGGCGACATCCTCGATTCCAATCAGCCGGCGATCTTCGACATCGAAACGAAGCGGCAGATTCTGGTTGACCGAACGCTCTTCCCGAATCCGTACGCAATCTCACGTGCCGTGTGGCGCAAGGACAACGGCGCGTATTCGTTTCAATACAATCAACGCGGTCACATGATCTACCGCGTGCTCGAAGTGGACGCGTCCACCGGTACGGTGCGTCCGATGGTTGACGAGGTGACCAAGAGCTTCTTCATGTACAGCGATCAGGGGCACAATTTCGCCTATGACGTTGGCGCGAACTGTCGTTTGGCGCAGGGCGGCGGATGCGACTCGTACGCAGGCGGCGAGCTGGTGTGGGCGTCCGAACGCGACGGGTGGAACCATCTCTACCTGCTCGATGGCAGGACCGGAAACGTCAAGCACCAGATCACGAAGGGTCATTGGGTGGTGCGCGGCGTGGACAGTGTGGATGTCGCCAATCGCCAGATCTACTTCCGCGCGGGCGGGATGAATGCGGATCAGGACCCGTACTTCATTCACTATTATCGCATCAACTTCGACGGCACGGGTCTCGTCGCGTACACCGAGGCTGATGGGTCCCACACCGTCACGTGGTCACCCGATCACCAGTACTACATCGACTCCTATTCGCGCGTCGATCTTCCCACGGTCGTGGAGTTGAAACGCGCGAGCGACCGGCGCACGCTGTCACTCGAAAAAGGTGACATGTCTGCCGCGGTCAAAGCCGGATTCCGGCCGCCCGAAGTGTTCGTCTCGAAAGCGCGTGATGGCACAACCGACATCTGGGGCATCGTCGTGAAGCCGGTAACGTTCGATCCGAAAAAGAAGTACCCGGTCATCGAGCAGATCTACGCGGGACCGCATGGCTCATTCGTGCCCAAGACGTGGGGTGGTGGGCAGAGTCTCGTCTCGCTCGCGGAAATCGGTTTCGTGCTCGTGCAGATCGATGGCATGGGCACGAGCAATCGATCAAAGGCATTTCACGATGTGGCGTGGAAGAACATTGCCGACGCCGGATTTCCCGATCGTATTCTGTGGCATCAGGCCGTGAACAAGAAGTACCCATGGTACGACATCACGCGCGTCGGCATCTACGGCACGTCGGCGGGCGGGCAGAACGCCGCCGGCGCCGTGTTCTTCCATCCCGAGTTCTACGATGTCGCGGTGGCCAACTCCGGCTGCCATGACAACCGCATGGACAAGATCTGGTGGAACGAAGCGTGGATGGGCGAGATCGGTCCGCACTACGAGTCCAATTCGAACGTCACTGCGGCAAAGAATCTGAAAGGCCATCTCTATCTGACCGTCGGTGAGTTGGACACGAACGTCGATCCGTCGTCGACGATGCAGGTGGCCAACGCACTGATTGCGGCGGGCAAGGACTTCGATTTGCTCGTGGTGCCGAACGGTGGGCACGGTGCGACCGGGCTCGACGGCACACGAAAGCGCAACGACTTTTTCGTGCGCTGGCTGATGGGCGAGAATCCACCCGACTGGAATTCGGGAATATCACTGCGCTCGCCTGGTGCCGGTGCTCCAAGTGGGGGCAGTGGTGGTTTCGATTTCCCCGCCGAGGAGCCCGCACCACGTGGCTTCTTCGACGAGGATCCGACGTTTACCTACCCGATGTACTGGTGGTTCTGA
- a CDS encoding protein kinase yields MAVLNLATLVSDLANALERTLDPHYRIVRELGGGGMSQVFLAVEVALDREVVIKVLPPNLAVGVSTDRFRREMQMVAKLQHPHIVPVLSSGTTGDLLYYIMPFIKGESLRARLQRDVAMPVEETARLVREVADALSYAHAHGVVHRDIKPDNVLLSSGHALVTDFGVAKALGVGDPGPEGGLTSAGMALGTPVYMAPEQAMADPHVDHRADLYALGVMAYEMLAGQPPFVAPTAQALIAAHMTRAPESLRVTRSTVPEAFDDLVLRLLAKRPEDRVQNAADLLPVLDRLSMSSGMLSSATPYMTSATTAAPTRDMASLAAPVGGMLLMLAAAWGIRQSLGLPDWVVVAAIAVVLLCVPLALRITRKRVGAGSSLVAHASSSRGLITAGLVSILGLGAAAGAFIGLRAAGIGPFATLLSAGTLNERDRILVADFGNTTPDTLLGAALTEALTIDLSQSKVVRLIPPAEIRDGLTRMKRDVKTRLVPEVATELAARENVKVVVAGDVAPFASGFALSARVLDAQGTTLFATRTTAKTASEIIPAVAKLSRTLREEIGESLQSIRATPALEQVSTSSLEALQLYSRAIRSQRAGEEIDRLPLFRQAVSLDSTFAMAWRGLYSDLNNLRGDPTQRLDAVERIFRFKDRLPAHEALLAEALYASTSGDLESAVECYRRIVASWPDDMAAHNGLGLYLRALGRFAESEQALSAIVDAGTASASSYYNLVTSQIPQGKFTAAERTLVRLAERYPTSPQRWQAGYFLAAATNKFDVAIAMGDSLSRSSNAGYRYWGHLYQAEVFWLRGQVAAGQASTRALRQAQMDQRNPGTALREQLWEVWIDLQLRGDTAAARAQMDAALAATNFDSLPLASRPWGNVVRLRAGLGQLPEARRVIAQYEKSMPELWRKDDSSMERALAQLALAEGRFRDALPLARAGAESCMGCTGDLVGKTFEKLGLVDSAIVAYERALLPPVYGSGFQNWRPAVIPRALFRLGELYAQQGKKQLARDRYAAFLDLWDKADPALQPGVRSARERMLALVGER; encoded by the coding sequence TTGGCCGTCCTCAACCTCGCCACACTCGTGTCCGATCTCGCCAACGCCCTCGAACGCACGCTCGATCCGCACTATCGCATAGTCCGCGAACTGGGCGGCGGAGGCATGTCGCAGGTGTTTCTCGCCGTCGAAGTCGCCCTCGATCGCGAGGTGGTAATCAAGGTGCTGCCGCCCAACTTGGCGGTTGGGGTCAGCACTGACCGGTTCCGCCGGGAAATGCAAATGGTGGCCAAACTGCAGCATCCGCACATCGTGCCGGTGTTGAGTTCGGGAACGACGGGCGACCTGCTGTACTACATCATGCCCTTCATCAAGGGCGAATCGCTGCGGGCGCGGTTGCAGCGCGATGTCGCGATGCCGGTGGAAGAAACCGCGCGCCTGGTGCGTGAAGTGGCCGATGCGCTGAGCTATGCGCATGCGCACGGCGTGGTGCATCGGGACATCAAGCCGGACAACGTGTTGCTGTCGAGCGGACACGCACTGGTGACCGACTTCGGTGTCGCCAAGGCCCTTGGGGTCGGCGATCCTGGCCCGGAAGGCGGCCTCACGTCGGCGGGAATGGCGTTGGGTACACCGGTGTACATGGCGCCCGAGCAGGCGATGGCCGACCCGCATGTGGATCATCGCGCGGACTTGTATGCGCTGGGGGTCATGGCGTACGAGATGCTGGCCGGTCAGCCACCGTTCGTGGCGCCCACCGCGCAGGCGCTGATTGCGGCCCACATGACACGTGCACCGGAATCGCTGCGAGTGACACGTTCGACGGTGCCCGAGGCATTCGACGATCTGGTGCTGCGCCTGCTGGCCAAACGTCCGGAAGATCGCGTGCAGAATGCCGCGGATTTGTTGCCGGTGCTCGATCGGCTGTCGATGTCGAGTGGCATGCTGTCATCGGCGACGCCGTACATGACGTCGGCAACCACCGCAGCGCCGACACGCGACATGGCGTCGCTGGCCGCGCCCGTTGGCGGCATGCTGCTCATGCTGGCCGCGGCCTGGGGAATTCGGCAATCCCTCGGACTCCCCGACTGGGTGGTGGTCGCGGCCATCGCCGTGGTGTTGCTGTGCGTGCCGTTGGCCCTGCGCATCACGCGCAAGCGCGTCGGCGCAGGTTCCTCGCTCGTGGCCCATGCCTCGTCGTCACGCGGCCTGATCACCGCCGGACTCGTGTCGATCCTGGGACTTGGTGCGGCCGCCGGCGCATTCATCGGACTCCGCGCGGCAGGCATTGGACCGTTCGCGACACTGCTGTCGGCGGGCACGCTGAACGAACGTGATCGCATCCTCGTCGCGGACTTCGGGAACACCACACCCGACACGCTCCTGGGCGCGGCGCTCACCGAGGCGCTGACGATCGACCTCTCGCAGTCGAAGGTCGTGCGGCTCATACCGCCCGCCGAGATTCGCGACGGACTGACACGCATGAAGCGTGACGTCAAGACGCGTCTCGTTCCGGAGGTCGCCACCGAATTGGCCGCCCGTGAGAATGTGAAGGTGGTGGTGGCTGGTGATGTGGCGCCGTTCGCCAGCGGTTTTGCGTTGTCGGCGCGCGTGCTCGACGCACAAGGCACCACGTTGTTTGCGACACGCACCACCGCCAAGACCGCGAGTGAGATCATCCCTGCCGTTGCCAAGCTCTCGCGCACCCTGCGCGAAGAGATCGGCGAATCGCTGCAGAGCATTCGCGCCACACCGGCGCTCGAACAGGTGTCCACGTCGTCGCTCGAGGCACTGCAGCTCTATTCCCGGGCGATTCGCAGCCAGCGCGCGGGAGAAGAGATTGATCGCCTGCCACTGTTCCGCCAGGCGGTGTCGCTGGATTCCACGTTTGCCATGGCTTGGCGCGGCCTGTATTCAGACCTGAACAACCTGCGTGGCGATCCGACGCAGCGGCTGGACGCAGTGGAACGCATTTTTCGATTCAAGGATCGTCTGCCCGCGCACGAAGCCCTGCTTGCCGAGGCACTCTACGCGAGCACGTCAGGCGATCTCGAAAGCGCCGTGGAATGCTACCGGCGCATCGTGGCGTCATGGCCCGACGACATGGCGGCCCACAATGGCCTGGGGCTGTACCTGCGCGCGCTCGGCCGGTTTGCCGAATCGGAACAGGCGCTGTCCGCTATCGTTGACGCGGGCACGGCATCGGCGAGCTCGTACTACAACCTGGTCACCTCGCAAATTCCGCAGGGGAAATTCACTGCCGCCGAACGCACACTGGTACGGTTGGCGGAGCGATATCCGACGTCGCCGCAGCGTTGGCAAGCGGGATACTTCCTGGCCGCTGCCACCAACAAGTTCGACGTTGCCATCGCGATGGGTGACTCACTCTCGCGATCGAGCAACGCCGGTTATCGGTACTGGGGACATCTGTATCAGGCCGAAGTGTTCTGGCTTCGCGGACAGGTCGCTGCCGGTCAAGCCAGCACACGCGCGTTGCGTCAGGCGCAAATGGACCAGCGGAATCCAGGCACCGCACTTCGCGAACAGCTTTGGGAAGTGTGGATTGACCTTCAGCTGCGAGGTGACACGGCGGCAGCGCGCGCACAAATGGACGCAGCACTGGCCGCGACGAACTTCGACAGCTTGCCACTCGCCAGCCGTCCGTGGGGGAATGTTGTGCGGTTGCGCGCGGGGTTGGGACAATTGCCTGAGGCGCGTCGCGTAATCGCCCAATACGAGAAGTCCATGCCGGAGCTGTGGCGCAAGGATGACTCCTCGATGGAACGCGCACTGGCCCAGCTCGCGCTAGCCGAAGGACGCTTTCGCGATGCGCTTCCGCTCGCGCGCGCCGGCGCGGAAAGCTGCATGGGATGCACCGGCGACCTCGTCGGCAAAACCTTCGAGAAACTCGGATTGGTCGACTCGGCCATCGTCGCCTACGAACGCGCGCTGCTGCCGCCCGTGTACGGTTCGGGTTTCCAGAATTGGCGTCCCGCCGTCATACCGCGCGCACTGTTCCGTCTTGGCGAACTGTACGCGCAACAAGGGAAGAAGCAGTTGGCCCGCGACCGCTATGCGGCGTTCCTGGATCTGTGGGACAAGGCTGACCCGGCGTTGCAGCCGGGCGTGCGCTCGGCGCGCGAGCGGATGCTCGCGCTGGTGGGCGAGCGATGA